TGCGCGGGTGAGGTCGCTCTGGGAGGCACCCCTTGGCCCAGACATGGACGGGCGCGGCGCGGGTGGCACTGGTCACCGCCACCGCTGGCTACTACCACGAGTCCATCCCCACGGCGCAGCGCATCCTGCATGAGATCGCGCAGCGAGATGGCCATCTGGACATTGGCACGGTCATCTCCGACAGTGATGGGCTCAGCCGGCTGACTCCGGCCCTGCTCGCCGAGCACGACCTCCTCTGCTTCGTGAGCACCAGCGGTGAGCTGCCCCTGACCGACGAGCAGAAGCGCGCCATCCTCGAGTTCGTGGCGTCCGGCAAGGGGTTCGTCGGCGTCCACGGCGCAACGACCACCCTCAAGGCGTGGCCGGACTACGCCGAGCTGCTGGGCGCGGTCTTCGCGATGCACCCGAAGGCGCTCTCGTTCGGGGTGATCGTCGAAGACCAGTCCCACCCCGCCACGCACCATCTGCCGCCGACGTTCAGCGTCATGGACGAGCTGTACACCTTCACCGACAACCCACGTGAGCGCGTTCACGTCCTCCTGCGCGCAGCATCAGGCTCCGCCGATCTGATCGGCGACCTGCCCCTCGCCTGGACGAAGACCTACGGCGAGGGGCGAGTCTACTACAACGCGCTCGGCCACTTCGATGCCGGCTGGGAGCGCGCGGACTTCCAGGCGCAGATCCGTGGCGGCCTGCGCTGGGCGGCGCGACTGGAGCCGTAGTCCGAGCCACACCGCCCGCGCACGCTACTCGGACGGCATCACGATCCACAAGATGGCGTACGGCAGGATGCCCGGCAGCCCGCCCGGCAGGAGCAGCAACAGCCAGATCAGCCGCACGAACCAGACCGGCAACCCGAACCGGTACGCCATGCCGATGGCCACGCCGCCGAGCATCCGCCCGCGCCGAGGTCGGTACAGTCCACCGCGTGTCGTGAGCATCTTCGTTCTCCCTGGGGATCGACGCCGCGCAGTCGCCGCCGCATCCGCCGGATCAGGTCTGGTCAGGCTCGCCCGGTTGCGACCCTCACTGATAGGACGCCGTGCACGCCCCGGTTGTTGCACTCTGCAAGGCGCACGCCAGGGGGGCTGCGCAGAGTCTTCCAGGTGAAGAAGCTGTGTCCGCGCGAGCGCCCAGCCAGTGAGCGCCGGGAGCGCCGGTCAGTCGGCGCGTGCCGTCAGTGGGGCAAGGCCGTCAGTCGGGCGGTGCCGTCAGTGGGACGAGCCGCGCCGGTTCCGCAGCGGCACGGCCAGCGTCGTCGCCAGCAGGGCGTCGGCGGCCATCGTCCAGGCCAGCGCCACGTAGCCGCCCAGCCCGATCGCCAGCCCGCCGACGCTCGATCCGAGCACGATGCCGCCCTGGTTCGTCAGCGAGAGCAGCCCGAGCACCGCGCCCCGGTGGCGCGCCGACAGCTCCGCGCCGAGCGCCAGCAGCGCCGGGCGGCTGCTGGCGTTCAGCAGGCCGAACAGCGCCCCGCCGGCCGCCGACACCAGCAGGCCGGGCGTCTGGGTGAACAGGGCGATAGCCACCAGCCCGGACAGCGTCTGCGCCACCAGGAAGATGCCCACCTTCGAGAAGCGATCCCCGAGCCAGCCCCCGCCGACCGTGCCTACGATGTTCCCGACCGCCACCAGCACCAGGATCGGCGCGACGGCCACGGCATCCAGGCCGTAGCTGAGCATCAGGAACGAGGGCAGGTACAGCACCGACAGGTTGAACAGGGCGCGCTCGAAGAGGTTGGCGGCCAGGACGCTGGCGAGGCCGGGCACACCGACGACCGCTCGGTAGGTCGAGAAGATGCCGCCCTCGGAGGGCTGCACCCGCGAGATGGGGAACGTCAGCCGAATCAGCACGGCCAGGGCGAGCAGC
The DNA window shown above is from Chloroflexota bacterium and carries:
- a CDS encoding MFS transporter codes for the protein MSLPGQVTAASHDRTDQGAGLGVLVLLMAAIFGFATCVTMLGPLLVDLSAELEVSLGQAGLLAAAMAVSWALAAPFAGLLSDRFGRRPMIVLALAGLGTVTIGAGLAPSYGALLVTRVLAGVFGGFGPAAVLAAAGDLFPPHRRGMAMGWTNLGFSMAALVGVPAVGAVGGAFGWRWAFVASGVLLLALAVLIRLTFPISRVQPSEGGIFSTYRAVVGVPGLASVLAANLFERALFNLSVLYLPSFLMLSYGLDAVAVAPILVLVAVGNIVGTVGGGWLGDRFSKVGIFLVAQTLSGLVAIALFTQTPGLLVSAAGGALFGLLNASSRPALLALGAELSARHRGAVLGLLSLTNQGGIVLGSSVGGLAIGLGGYVALAWTMAADALLATTLAVPLRNRRGSSH
- a CDS encoding PspC domain-containing protein, which translates into the protein MLTTRGGLYRPRRGRMLGGVAIGMAYRFGLPVWFVRLIWLLLLLPGGLPGILPYAILWIVMPSE
- a CDS encoding ThuA domain-containing protein, which produces MAQTWTGAARVALVTATAGYYHESIPTAQRILHEIAQRDGHLDIGTVISDSDGLSRLTPALLAEHDLLCFVSTSGELPLTDEQKRAILEFVASGKGFVGVHGATTTLKAWPDYAELLGAVFAMHPKALSFGVIVEDQSHPATHHLPPTFSVMDELYTFTDNPRERVHVLLRAASGSADLIGDLPLAWTKTYGEGRVYYNALGHFDAGWERADFQAQIRGGLRWAARLEP